In the Paenibacillus sp. FSL R7-0337 genome, CAGGTAGACGCAGTACTCAATGTAATCCGTAACAGCTGCAAAGTGCGTGAGCAACTGGTCACTCCGGTCACGCCGATGAGCGGCACGACAGATTCCTATTTGCCGCTTCCTGTCGAAGTGCAGGTGGGCGGAGCTACCGTATTCGTACTTCCCGTCGATCGTTTCGAGCATTATTGAGCATAATG is a window encoding:
- a CDS encoding cyclic-di-AMP receptor, encoding MNLIIAIIQDKDSNRLSSELVKANFRATKLASTGGFLRAGNTTFLIGVDDIQVDAVLNVIRNSCKVREQLVTPVTPMSGTTDSYLPLPVEVQVGGATVFVLPVDRFEHY